One stretch of Rhodoferax lithotrophicus DNA includes these proteins:
- a CDS encoding VCBS domain-containing protein — protein sequence MTAANLLAGSSSYVLQGSIGDGPYAASGFGWDYDFYNLGELTVGQVVNASLFTEFDTVLGLYDASGNLVVFNDDANGSGGSLNDLDSSISFTVTATGSYYLGISDYDGNLPVDPFDPVAGRDPADYAYSGGTYSATVSLDGGQTPNWALPALALDTQYLDGEVSLDTLTGGMDNDVYVVDGQYTKVASSELNDCGDSVPVERLEWTTDTVLESADEGYDVVVSSASFTLTDNVEELRLVFDTATQSTHAQYGADLVAYGQDGVGNELDNVIVGNELNNRLDGGAGADTLIGGLGNDTYAVDQLGDLVVEQADAGTDTVQSYVSYQLGDNLENLTLLGNADSGLGNSADNILVGSDVGARLEGFAGNDKLVGGAGDDWLAGGEGDDRYVIRLGGAADVIDDGQGSDTLFFGNDLTAADLHARRVNDDLMLSIGNTQDSVTLNQWFAQTSGGVSRIEFCDSAALDRLAIETLANVAPVAQDDAVSTDEDAGVVVVPTVDLLGNDTDADSVYGDVLSLLEVSQAESGAAVTQVGQEVLYEMGTAFQHLQEGQIATDTFAYTVSDAYGATSTAKVTLTITGVNDGPSVLNDEAAVVEDGIVAATGNVLGNDSDVDIGDTLTVVNTGATAGNYGMLDLGADGQYTYTLNNASQSVQSLAQGQVVVDQFSYEVSDGIATATSELNISITGTNDCPGAISDTAQVQEDVSLTAIGNVLTNDSDVDTGDTLTVVNPGTVVGNYGVLDLGADGQYNYTLNNTSQSVQSLAQGQVVSDQFSYEVTDGLASSSSELTVSITGTNDGPVASADTAQVQEDMSLTATGNVLANDSDVDAGTVLTLVNAGTFTGNYGSVVLSADGSYTYTLNNNAVAVQSLTQGASVADVFAYSVTDGVESVSSALTVNVSGLNDAPVVSVPMSDQSVKAGTALNYQLPISTFTDVDTGDVLSYQARLSNGLALPAWLKFDQATRTFTGTPAAANLGALSVDVIATDTMGATALDTFLLNVTSAATGGGTGCGSSKEDKDDREDKSSKDDSDHSDKDDKDDKDDRSSDCKKVTQSNDQSHSKDAGSTKECKSDGSGDGEGDQRSDEKSKNRVSLSDDSDKSDHGSGNGKSNTLDGGKGDDHYRIVRGCGADTVVDKDSSKGNTDVAEFGGGIAANQLWFRHVSSDLEISIVGSNDKLVIQDWYLGSQYHVEQFKTSDGKTLLDSQVQNLVSAMAGFAPPAAGQTTLTAAYQTTLAPVLAANWQ from the coding sequence ATGACGGCGGCCAATTTGCTGGCCGGTTCCAGCAGTTACGTGCTTCAGGGGAGTATTGGGGATGGCCCGTATGCGGCCTCTGGGTTTGGCTGGGATTACGATTTTTACAACCTAGGCGAGTTGACGGTCGGGCAGGTTGTGAACGCTTCTCTGTTTACGGAGTTTGATACGGTGTTGGGCTTGTATGACGCAAGTGGCAATTTGGTGGTGTTCAATGACGATGCCAATGGTTCGGGCGGCTCATTGAATGACCTGGACTCCAGTATTTCTTTTACGGTGACAGCCACTGGCTCATATTACCTTGGGATTTCAGACTACGACGGTAATTTGCCGGTTGATCCGTTTGACCCGGTGGCGGGCAGAGACCCTGCCGACTATGCGTATTCTGGCGGCACTTACTCAGCCACGGTAAGTTTGGATGGCGGTCAGACACCCAATTGGGCTTTACCGGCACTGGCGTTGGATACCCAATACCTGGATGGCGAGGTGAGCCTCGATACGCTGACAGGTGGTATGGATAACGATGTCTATGTGGTAGATGGTCAATACACCAAGGTGGCAAGTAGCGAGCTGAATGACTGTGGTGACAGTGTGCCTGTTGAGCGCCTTGAGTGGACGACAGACACCGTGCTTGAGTCTGCCGATGAAGGGTATGACGTTGTGGTGAGCAGCGCCAGTTTTACGCTGACCGATAACGTGGAAGAGTTGCGTCTGGTATTTGACACTGCCACGCAAAGTACCCATGCCCAGTACGGCGCAGACTTGGTGGCTTATGGTCAGGATGGTGTCGGCAATGAGCTGGACAACGTCATTGTGGGTAACGAACTCAACAACCGTTTGGATGGTGGTGCAGGTGCCGATACCTTGATCGGAGGCTTGGGCAATGACACTTATGCGGTTGACCAATTGGGTGATCTCGTTGTTGAGCAGGCTGATGCGGGAACCGATACGGTGCAGAGTTATGTGAGCTATCAGCTTGGTGACAATCTGGAAAACCTGACGTTGCTGGGCAATGCCGATTCGGGTCTGGGAAATTCTGCCGACAACATTTTGGTGGGCAGTGATGTTGGGGCTCGTTTGGAGGGTTTTGCGGGTAACGACAAGCTGGTGGGTGGGGCGGGTGACGATTGGCTTGCTGGGGGTGAAGGTGATGACCGGTATGTGATCCGCCTGGGGGGCGCTGCCGATGTGATTGACGATGGGCAGGGTTCGGATACTTTGTTTTTTGGCAATGATCTCACCGCTGCTGACCTTCATGCAAGACGTGTCAATGATGATTTGATGCTGAGTATTGGCAATACCCAAGATAGCGTGACATTGAACCAATGGTTTGCGCAAACTAGTGGGGGAGTGAGCCGGATTGAGTTTTGCGATAGTGCGGCCCTGGATCGGCTCGCTATTGAAACCCTTGCCAATGTGGCCCCTGTCGCACAAGATGATGCTGTGAGCACCGATGAAGATGCCGGGGTGGTGGTTGTACCCACAGTAGACCTGTTGGGTAACGATACGGATGCTGATTCTGTGTACGGTGATGTGCTGAGTTTGCTAGAGGTCAGCCAGGCAGAATCGGGGGCAGCAGTGACGCAGGTTGGGCAAGAGGTGCTGTACGAAATGGGTACTGCATTTCAGCACCTTCAAGAGGGCCAGATAGCAACCGACACATTCGCTTACACGGTCAGTGATGCTTATGGCGCGACCAGCACGGCCAAGGTAACCCTGACGATCACAGGTGTCAATGACGGGCCTTCTGTGTTGAACGATGAGGCAGCTGTTGTGGAGGATGGCATTGTTGCAGCCACAGGCAATGTGCTGGGCAATGACAGTGATGTGGACATTGGAGACACACTCACTGTTGTTAATACGGGCGCAACTGCTGGGAACTACGGCATGCTTGATCTGGGGGCCGATGGTCAGTACACCTACACACTGAACAATGCCAGCCAAAGCGTGCAGTCTCTGGCACAAGGTCAGGTGGTGGTTGATCAATTCAGCTATGAGGTGAGTGACGGCATTGCCACTGCGACCAGTGAGCTCAATATTAGCATCACAGGCACAAACGACTGCCCAGGGGCGATCTCGGATACGGCACAGGTGCAGGAAGATGTGAGCCTGACAGCCATCGGCAATGTGCTGACCAACGACAGTGATGTTGATACAGGCGACACACTTACTGTGGTGAATCCCGGTACGGTAGTAGGAAACTACGGCGTGCTTGATCTGGGGGCTGATGGTCAATACAACTACACCTTGAACAATACCAGCCAAAGTGTGCAGTCCCTGGCACAGGGACAGGTGGTCAGTGATCAATTCAGCTACGAGGTGACCGACGGACTGGCAAGTTCCAGTAGTGAATTGACGGTGAGCATTACAGGCACAAACGATGGCCCGGTGGCGAGTGCGGATACGGCGCAGGTTCAGGAAGATATGAGTTTGACAGCCACCGGGAATGTGTTGGCCAACGACAGTGATGTGGATGCTGGAACCGTTTTGACCCTGGTCAATGCGGGAACATTTACCGGCAATTACGGCAGTGTGGTGTTGAGTGCAGATGGCAGCTACACCTATACGCTGAACAACAACGCAGTGGCGGTGCAGTCATTGACACAAGGGGCCAGTGTGGCGGATGTGTTCGCGTACAGCGTGACAGATGGGGTAGAGAGTGTGTCTTCTGCGCTGACGGTCAATGTCAGCGGGCTTAATGATGCGCCAGTCGTCAGTGTGCCGATGTCTGACCAGTCAGTGAAGGCTGGCACGGCGTTGAACTATCAGTTGCCCATATCGACATTTACCGATGTGGATACGGGCGATGTCTTGTCTTACCAGGCACGCTTGAGCAATGGACTGGCCTTGCCAGCGTGGTTGAAATTTGATCAGGCCACGCGCACGTTTACAGGAACTCCCGCTGCTGCAAATCTTGGGGCGCTGAGTGTGGATGTGATTGCAACTGACACCATGGGGGCGACGGCATTGGACACTTTTCTACTCAATGTCACCTCGGCGGCAACGGGTGGAGGTACTGGATGTGGCTCGTCGAAAGAAGATAAGGATGACCGTGAGGATAAGAGCTCAAAAGATGACTCAGATCACAGCGACAAGGATGACAAGGATGACAAGGATGATCGCAGCAGTGACTGCAAAAAAGTGACTCAATCCAATGATCAGTCACACAGCAAGGATGCGGGCTCGACCAAAGAATGTAAATCGGATGGATCAGGTGATGGTGAAGGTGATCAGCGTAGCGATGAGAAGTCCAAAAATCGCGTCAGTCTCAGCGACGACAGCGACAAGAGTGATCACGGCAGCGGAAATGGCAAAAGCAATACTCTGGATGGTGGCAAGGGCGATGACCACTATCGCATAGTGCGTGGTTGCGGGGCGGATACCGTTGTTGACAAGGATTCATCCAAAGGCAACACCGATGTGGCTGAATTTGGGGGCGGTATTGCGGCCAATCAGCTATGGTTTCGCCATGTGTCCAGCGACCTTGAGATCAGCATCGTGGGCAGCAACGATAAATTGGTGATTCAAGACTGGTATCTGGGCAGCCAGTACCACGTGGAGCAGTTCAAAACCAGCGACGGCAAAACCCTGTTGGACAGCCAGGTGCAAAACCTGGTGAGTGCCATGGCAGGCTTTGCGCCACCGGCAGCGGGGCAGACCACGCTGACTGCGGCTTACCAGACCACGCTGGCACCGGTGCTGGCGGCCAACTGGCAGTAG
- a CDS encoding LysR substrate-binding domain-containing protein, with product MSRLPLNTLPAFRVVARLGNLRAAAQELHLTHSAVSQQIKLLEEQVGFALFERRGRRIVLNTAGATLQRAVEPALDRLDEGLRAAAATAQGEAQRIRLTLLPSFAQRWLLPRMPRWRERHPDIHLELHTSQQLVDLLREGYHAGLRQGQGPWRGLQAEQLVDSPLVVLGSPAAAHRLNGCGIKALAEEPLLGRPELWERWFALGGWRNAVSPVATFNDAGLLLQAVEQDIGIGLAREVLAADALRDGRLLRLSPTALPGDSAYAHYWCVFPPELENWPPLLAFRAWLREELALSLQHLADAGRSANYPLLSTLSV from the coding sequence ATGTCCAGATTACCTTTGAATACTTTGCCAGCCTTTCGTGTGGTGGCTCGCCTGGGCAATCTGCGGGCTGCCGCGCAGGAGCTTCACCTGACCCACAGTGCGGTCAGTCAGCAGATCAAGCTGCTGGAAGAGCAGGTGGGCTTTGCACTGTTTGAGCGCCGGGGTCGGCGCATCGTGCTGAATACCGCCGGGGCCACCTTGCAGCGAGCGGTGGAACCCGCGCTGGATCGGCTTGACGAGGGCTTGCGTGCCGCAGCCGCAACGGCACAGGGCGAGGCCCAGCGCATTCGGCTGACGCTGCTGCCGTCGTTTGCGCAACGCTGGCTGCTGCCGCGCATGCCGCGCTGGCGTGAACGCCATCCTGACATCCATCTGGAGCTGCACACCTCGCAGCAGTTGGTGGATCTGCTGCGCGAGGGGTATCACGCTGGCCTGCGCCAGGGGCAGGGGCCGTGGCGTGGCCTGCAAGCCGAACAACTGGTGGACTCGCCGCTGGTGGTGCTGGGTTCACCCGCTGCGGCGCACCGTTTGAACGGCTGCGGCATCAAGGCACTGGCCGAAGAGCCTTTGCTGGGCCGCCCCGAGCTGTGGGAGCGTTGGTTTGCCCTGGGCGGTTGGCGCAATGCCGTCAGCCCAGTGGCCACGTTCAACGATGCCGGTTTGCTGCTGCAGGCGGTGGAGCAAGACATTGGCATTGGCCTGGCGCGTGAAGTGCTGGCGGCTGATGCCCTGCGCGATGGGCGCTTGCTGCGCTTGTCACCCACGGCCTTGCCCGGCGATTCGGCCTACGCGCATTACTGGTGTGTGTTCCCGCCTGAGCTGGAAAATTGGCCGCCCCTGCTGGCTTTTCGAGCCTGGCTGCGCGAAGAGCTGGCTTTGTCCTTGCAGCACTTGGCCGATGCCGGGCGCAGCGCCAACTATCCCTTGCTCAGTACACTTTCCGTATGA
- a CDS encoding DUF1624 domain-containing protein, producing MKNQRFDALDALRGLAMLWMTVFHFSFDLNHFGWTQQDFYRDPLWTWQRVLIVSLFLFCAGFGQAVASAQGQSWARFWKRWAQVAGCAVLVSAGSWLMYPQTFIYFGILHGMALMLVVVRLTAHWGRWLWWLGVLAIASKFIAAYAISTSASGQFIAFMNSPAMNWLGWITQKPVTEDYAPLFPWLGVMWWGAASGAWALSRAQGVLQQPLPRAGLALAALGRWSLSYYMLHQPVLMGLLMGLAWLGFHR from the coding sequence ATGAAAAACCAACGCTTTGATGCCCTGGATGCCTTGCGTGGCCTGGCCATGCTGTGGATGACCGTGTTCCATTTCAGTTTTGACTTGAACCACTTTGGCTGGACGCAACAAGATTTTTACCGTGATCCGCTCTGGACGTGGCAGCGGGTGCTGATCGTCAGCCTGTTTCTGTTCTGCGCCGGCTTTGGGCAAGCCGTGGCCAGTGCACAGGGGCAAAGCTGGGCCCGGTTCTGGAAGCGTTGGGCGCAGGTAGCTGGTTGCGCCGTGCTGGTCAGCGCCGGGTCATGGCTGATGTACCCACAAACCTTCATTTACTTTGGCATCTTGCACGGCATGGCGCTGATGCTGGTGGTGGTGCGGCTCACTGCCCACTGGGGGCGTTGGCTGTGGTGGCTGGGGGTATTGGCGATTGCTTCTAAATTTATAGCTGCTTACGCAATATCAACAAGCGCTAGTGGCCAATTTATTGCATTTATGAATTCACCTGCGATGAATTGGCTGGGTTGGATCACACAAAAACCCGTGACCGAGGATTACGCACCGCTGTTCCCCTGGCTGGGCGTGATGTGGTGGGGTGCGGCATCTGGTGCGTGGGCCCTATCCCGAGCCCAAGGCGTGTTGCAGCAGCCGCTGCCCCGTGCGGGTCTGGCGTTGGCGGCTCTGGGGCGCTGGAGTTTGAGCTACTACATGCTGCACCAGCCGGTGCTGATGGGCCTGCTGATGGGGCTGGCTTGGTTGGGATTTCATCGGTAG